A single genomic interval of Cellvibrio sp. PSBB023 harbors:
- a CDS encoding pentapeptide repeat-containing protein, whose product MTKPILHQNPLYQLLKAERVAEFNQRKARGEVKEGMLRGGDFRGLDLRELDADGLDLRDAYFRGADLRGVDFRNTQLEGASFCQAHFSGAFFPREISAEELRLSYDIGIRVRYNTR is encoded by the coding sequence ATGACTAAACCCATTCTCCATCAAAACCCTCTTTATCAATTGTTGAAGGCTGAGCGTGTGGCTGAATTTAATCAGCGCAAAGCGCGCGGAGAAGTGAAAGAGGGAATGTTGCGCGGCGGTGATTTTCGCGGACTGGATTTGCGTGAGTTAGATGCCGATGGCTTGGACTTGCGTGATGCCTATTTTCGCGGCGCCGATTTGCGCGGAGTCGATTTCCGCAATACGCAATTAGAGGGTGCCAGTTTTTGTCAGGCGCATTTTTCCGGCGCATTTTTTCCCCGTGAAATCAGTGCGGAAGAATTGCGACTCTCGTACGACATAGGCATACGCGTGCGCTACAACACTCGTTAG
- the pstB gene encoding phosphate ABC transporter ATP-binding protein PstB, whose amino-acid sequence MTPTALVEPIKLEVKNLNLYYDQKRALNNVSMKIPEKKVTAFIGPSGCGKSTLLRCFNRMNDLVDSCRVEGEILLDGENIYEKSVDVAELRRQVGMVFQKPNPFPKSIYENVAYGLRLQGVKSKRVLDEVVENSLKGAALWDEVKDRLHENAFGLSGGQQQRLVIARAIAIEPEVILLDEPASALDPISTLKIEELINELKHQYTIVIVTHSMQQAARVSDYTAFMYMGDLIEHDLTDTVFTNPSKKQTEDYITGRYG is encoded by the coding sequence ATGACCCCGACTGCACTGGTGGAACCCATCAAGCTTGAAGTGAAAAACCTCAACTTGTACTACGATCAAAAGCGCGCATTGAATAATGTGAGCATGAAAATTCCTGAGAAAAAAGTGACTGCATTTATCGGTCCTTCAGGCTGTGGAAAATCCACACTGTTACGTTGTTTTAATCGCATGAATGATTTGGTGGATTCCTGCCGTGTGGAAGGTGAAATCCTGCTCGACGGTGAAAATATTTACGAAAAAAGTGTGGATGTCGCTGAGCTGCGTCGTCAGGTCGGCATGGTGTTCCAAAAGCCGAATCCTTTTCCTAAATCGATATATGAAAATGTCGCTTACGGGTTGCGTTTGCAAGGTGTCAAATCCAAGCGTGTACTGGATGAGGTCGTAGAAAATTCACTCAAAGGCGCTGCACTTTGGGATGAGGTAAAGGATCGTCTGCATGAAAATGCCTTCGGTTTATCAGGCGGGCAGCAGCAGCGTTTGGTCATTGCACGCGCGATTGCTATTGAGCCGGAAGTCATTCTGCTCGATGAACCAGCGTCAGCGCTCGACCCGATTTCCACGCTGAAAATTGAAGAATTGATTAACGAATTAAAGCACCAATACACCATCGTAATTGTGACGCACAGTATGCAGCAGGCGGCGCGCGTTTCCGATTACACGGCGTTTATGTACATGGGCGATTTGATTGAACACGATCTTACCGACACAGTGTTTACCAACCCCAGTAAAAAACAAACCGAAGACTACATCACTGGCCGTTACGGTTAA
- a CDS encoding AEC family transporter, translating into MLTNALTTFSFAFGITAPIFVVLFLGMLLKKRGMIDDGFIKSASGLVYTIGLPIMLFTTSASADFSHMADVGVLIAFGVMTLLVFAGSLLTAHWFTQEPRDHGVIIQGAFRGNLVILGLAFCANAYGERGLATAALPVAMTVVLYNVLSIYVLNRSLQRSSNSIKATLNGIVKNPLMLAIAAGLLFNTSGLNMPGILLDSGKYLSQMVLPLALICIGGALDLSQLKRMDAATLSASLWKLILSPLLACGIAIGLGVRGENLAILFVLAASPSATVSFVMVQAMKGNTLLAANIVVQTTLWSLLSVTLGLWLLEMLGLI; encoded by the coding sequence TTGCTAACAAACGCACTCACCACCTTCTCTTTTGCCTTTGGCATTACTGCGCCCATTTTTGTGGTGTTATTTCTCGGCATGCTGCTGAAAAAGCGCGGCATGATTGACGATGGTTTCATCAAAAGTGCATCGGGCCTGGTTTATACCATCGGCCTGCCGATCATGCTGTTTACTACCAGCGCGAGCGCCGATTTTAGCCACATGGCCGATGTGGGTGTATTGATTGCCTTTGGCGTGATGACCCTGCTGGTATTTGCGGGCAGCCTGCTAACTGCACATTGGTTCACTCAGGAGCCACGCGACCATGGCGTGATTATCCAAGGCGCCTTTCGCGGTAATCTGGTTATTCTGGGGTTGGCGTTTTGCGCCAATGCTTATGGTGAGCGCGGCCTTGCTACTGCCGCATTGCCCGTAGCCATGACGGTCGTACTCTACAATGTACTTTCCATTTATGTGCTCAACCGCAGCCTGCAACGCAGCAGCAATTCCATTAAGGCGACACTCAACGGCATTGTTAAAAACCCGCTGATGCTCGCCATAGCGGCTGGACTCCTATTCAACACCAGCGGCTTGAATATGCCCGGCATTTTGCTCGATAGCGGCAAATATTTAAGTCAGATGGTACTGCCATTGGCATTGATTTGCATTGGTGGCGCGTTGGATTTGTCGCAATTAAAACGCATGGATGCCGCCACACTCAGCGCCAGCCTATGGAAATTAATTCTGTCGCCGTTACTGGCTTGCGGGATTGCAATTGGCCTGGGCGTGCGCGGCGAAAATCTTGCCATACTGTTTGTACTGGCCGCCTCACCCAGCGCTACCGTCAGCTTTGTAATGGTACAAGCCATGAAAGGCAATACATTACTCGCCGCCAATATTGTGGTGCAAACAACACTCTGGTCGCTGCTGAGCGTAACGCTAGGATTGTGGTTATTGGAAATGCTGGGATTGATTTGA
- a CDS encoding PstA family ABC transporter permease, which yields MTLPIVIVSTEEGLSRIPSTIRQGSLALGATKAETLWKVVVPLATPAMLTGLILAIARAAGEVAPLMLVGVVKLAPALPVDGNYPYLHLDQKIMHLGFHIYDVGFQSPNVEAARPLVYATSLTLVLLIMILNITAIKIRNSLREKYRGASD from the coding sequence TTGACCCTGCCCATTGTTATCGTCTCTACCGAGGAAGGTTTGTCGCGTATTCCCAGCACAATTCGCCAAGGCAGTTTGGCCTTGGGCGCAACCAAAGCGGAAACCCTGTGGAAAGTGGTGGTACCGCTGGCGACACCGGCCATGTTGACGGGTTTGATTTTGGCAATTGCCCGCGCTGCCGGTGAAGTGGCGCCACTGATGTTGGTGGGTGTGGTTAAGTTGGCACCGGCGTTACCAGTGGATGGCAACTATCCCTATCTGCATCTGGATCAAAAAATTATGCACCTGGGGTTCCATATTTACGATGTGGGTTTCCAGAGCCCGAACGTGGAGGCGGCACGCCCCTTGGTCTATGCCACCTCACTTACCTTGGTCCTGCTGATTATGATCCTCAATATTACGGCGATCAAAATCCGCAACAGTTTGCGTGAAAAGTATCGTGGTGCATCCGATTAA
- a CDS encoding SDR family NAD(P)-dependent oxidoreductase, translating to MYSYSNHTQYTRYASLQGRSVFITGGSTGIGAALVEAFAAQGARVAFVDIDAEGAGELCDALERQGYARPWFELCDVSDIRALQQSIADARAVHGDIAVLVNNAANDQRYDTRTMTEESWHRGLAINLHPAFFAAQAVQPMMAAQGGGSIINISSINVQFGPPNLASYITAKAGILGISKALATDYGQDNIRVNSILPGWVATPKQLEKWLSAEEEEELMKRVCLKKRLGAHDVANLALFLAADDSAMITSQEFIVDGGRI from the coding sequence ATGTACAGCTATTCAAACCACACACAATACACCCGCTACGCCAGCCTGCAGGGGCGCAGCGTATTTATAACCGGCGGCTCAACCGGCATAGGCGCGGCGCTGGTGGAAGCGTTTGCGGCCCAAGGCGCGCGCGTTGCCTTTGTGGATATTGATGCGGAAGGCGCCGGTGAATTGTGTGATGCGTTGGAGCGACAAGGCTATGCGCGCCCCTGGTTTGAACTCTGTGATGTGAGCGATATTCGCGCCTTGCAGCAAAGTATCGCCGATGCGCGTGCAGTTCATGGCGACATTGCCGTACTGGTGAACAACGCCGCCAATGATCAGCGTTACGATACGCGAACCATGACAGAGGAAAGTTGGCATCGCGGCTTGGCGATTAACCTGCACCCGGCATTTTTTGCCGCACAGGCCGTACAGCCGATGATGGCCGCGCAGGGCGGTGGCTCCATCATCAATATCAGTTCTATTAATGTACAATTTGGCCCGCCCAATCTGGCCAGTTATATCACCGCCAAGGCGGGTATTTTAGGGATATCCAAAGCGCTGGCCACGGATTATGGTCAGGACAATATTCGTGTGAACTCCATTTTACCCGGCTGGGTGGCTACGCCTAAACAGTTGGAAAAATGGCTGTCCGCAGAAGAGGAAGAAGAATTAATGAAACGCGTGTGCCTCAAGAAACGCTTGGGTGCTCACGACGTGGCGAACCTGGCACTCTTCCTCGCGGCGGATGACTCCGCCATGATCACCTCGCAAGAATTTATTGTCGATGGTGGGAGAATTTAA
- a CDS encoding sodium/sugar symporter — MILNGIDIGVLIAYTLILLFVAYWVSRDEKGHEKNANDYFLASKSLPWWAIGASLIAANISAEQIIGMSGSGYKIGMAIAAYELMAAITLIIIAKFFLPIFLTKGIYTMPQFLENRYDGRVRTVMAIFWLALYTFVNLTSVLYLGSLAISQFIGVDMVYGMIFLVLFSMAYSVYGGLKAVAMTDIVQVIMLVLGGLFVSYLALNQISGDAGVVQGFATLMEKAPEKFDMILSKDNPNYMDLPGISVLIGGLWIMNISYWGFNQYIIQRALAAKNIQEAQKGMAFAAYMKLFVPIIVVLPGICAAVLATDLAKPDQAYPEMMKLLPHGLLGVAFAALVAAIASSLSSMSNSISTIFTMDIYKKLINQNASEHKLVFVGRATALIAMVIAIVLAKPLVGKSEQAFQFIQEFTGFFTPGIVVIFLFGFFWKKATASSALTAAISSVVLSWLFKIYLPEVPFMDRVGLVFILCCVLAAVVTLLGGAKEQANAIHLDDVSFKTTSGFNIAAVGVVLILAAIYATWW, encoded by the coding sequence ATGATTTTAAACGGGATCGATATCGGGGTATTAATTGCCTACACCCTGATTCTGCTATTTGTTGCCTATTGGGTATCGCGTGACGAAAAAGGTCACGAAAAAAACGCCAACGATTATTTTCTTGCCAGTAAATCCTTGCCATGGTGGGCCATAGGTGCATCCTTGATTGCCGCCAATATTTCGGCGGAGCAAATTATTGGTATGTCGGGTTCTGGTTACAAAATTGGTATGGCAATCGCCGCCTACGAATTAATGGCTGCTATCACATTAATTATTATTGCCAAATTCTTTTTACCTATTTTCCTCACTAAAGGCATTTACACCATGCCGCAGTTTCTGGAAAACCGCTATGACGGTCGCGTGCGTACCGTGATGGCTATTTTCTGGCTGGCGCTTTACACCTTTGTGAACCTGACCTCGGTGCTCTACTTGGGCTCATTGGCGATTTCGCAATTTATCGGTGTGGATATGGTGTACGGCATGATTTTCCTGGTGTTGTTTTCCATGGCTTACTCGGTTTACGGCGGCCTTAAAGCGGTTGCCATGACTGACATAGTGCAAGTGATTATGTTGGTATTGGGCGGCTTGTTTGTGAGCTATCTGGCCCTTAACCAAATTTCCGGTGATGCAGGTGTCGTGCAAGGTTTTGCTACCTTGATGGAAAAAGCACCGGAAAAATTCGACATGATTTTGTCCAAAGACAACCCTAACTACATGGACCTGCCTGGAATATCAGTATTGATTGGTGGCTTGTGGATTATGAACATCAGCTACTGGGGCTTTAACCAATACATTATTCAGCGTGCATTGGCTGCCAAGAATATTCAGGAAGCACAAAAGGGTATGGCATTTGCTGCCTACATGAAGTTATTTGTACCTATCATTGTGGTTTTGCCCGGCATTTGCGCGGCGGTACTCGCCACTGATTTGGCAAAGCCAGATCAAGCGTATCCGGAAATGATGAAGCTCCTACCGCACGGTTTGTTAGGTGTTGCCTTTGCGGCGTTGGTGGCAGCGATTGCATCCTCCCTTAGCTCAATGAGTAATAGTATCTCGACTATTTTTACAATGGACATTTACAAAAAGCTCATCAATCAAAATGCCAGCGAACATAAGTTGGTATTTGTTGGTCGTGCAACAGCCTTGATTGCAATGGTAATTGCTATTGTGTTGGCTAAGCCCTTGGTAGGAAAGTCTGAGCAGGCATTCCAGTTTATTCAGGAATTCACCGGCTTCTTTACGCCCGGTATTGTGGTGATTTTCCTGTTCGGTTTCTTCTGGAAAAAAGCGACAGCCAGTTCCGCATTGACCGCTGCTATTTCATCGGTTGTTTTATCCTGGCTGTTTAAAATTTATTTACCAGAAGTGCCGTTTATGGATCGTGTTGGTCTGGTATTTATTTTGTGTTGTGTATTGGCCGCTGTTGTTACCTTGTTGGGTGGCGCGAAAGAGCAAGCCAATGCAATTCATCTGGACGATGTGAGCTTCAAAACCACATCAGGCTTCAACATCGCCGCCGTTGGTGTTGTTTTGATTCTTGCCGCAATTTATGCCACTTGGTGGTAA
- the phoU gene encoding phosphate signaling complex protein PhoU, whose translation MDITSHTHHISQQYNIELEAIRTHLSEMGGMAQRQVNDAIQALIDADVERAEQVVRSDTKVNTMEVAIDEECVRILARRQPAASDLRLVIAVTKAITDLERIGDEATKIARQAIAMNKDGLSPRGYIEVRHIGGHVSRMLQDALDAFARLDMQLALTVVQTDKQVDMEYSTAMRELVTFMIEDPRSITRVLNIMWSLRALERIGDHARNLAQYVIYLVNGEDVRHANLEQITENVNAKEE comes from the coding sequence ATGGATATTACAAGTCACACTCATCATATCTCGCAACAGTACAACATAGAGCTGGAAGCGATTCGCACTCACCTGTCGGAAATGGGCGGTATGGCCCAGCGTCAGGTGAACGATGCCATCCAGGCGCTGATTGACGCTGACGTGGAGCGCGCCGAGCAGGTGGTTCGCTCGGACACCAAAGTCAACACTATGGAGGTGGCGATCGACGAGGAGTGCGTGCGTATTCTCGCCCGTCGTCAACCGGCTGCCAGCGATTTGCGCCTGGTCATCGCCGTCACCAAGGCGATCACCGACCTTGAGCGTATTGGCGACGAAGCCACCAAAATTGCCCGTCAGGCCATTGCCATGAACAAAGATGGTTTGTCGCCGCGCGGTTATATTGAGGTGCGCCATATTGGCGGCCACGTATCGCGTATGTTGCAAGACGCACTGGATGCCTTTGCCCGTCTGGATATGCAATTGGCACTGACCGTGGTGCAAACCGACAAGCAAGTGGATATGGAATACAGCACCGCCATGCGCGAGCTGGTGACCTTTATGATTGAAGACCCGCGCAGCATTACCCGGGTGCTCAATATCATGTGGTCACTGCGGGCGCTGGAGCGTATTGGCGATCACGCACGCAACCTGGCGCAATACGTGATTTATCTGGTCAATGGTGAGGATGTTCGTCACGCCAACCTTGAGCAGATCACTGAAAATGTGAATGCCAAAGAGGAATAA
- a CDS encoding SMP-30/gluconolactonase/LRE family protein, translated as MTTMTLIDTIPCNNTLGEGVQWNHQDGCFWWTDILSAKMYRYCLNDKHLTHWDLPERLCCFAFAKNDARILAAFESGFAWFTPESGAVEWIAKPEAHIQGNRSNDGRCDRQGRFWMGSIVEQRHSEEQGAGLYSLDKDYSITQHFSGLMISNALCWSPDSRKLYHADSPTHSIRVYDFDAASGDLSNPQIFTHTDLGVEPDGACVDAEGYVWNAQWGGSQVVRYAPDGNKNLVLNMPVTQPTCVAFGGEQLNLLAVTSARVGLSDDALAQQPRAGSLFIFATPYTGLTESWFG; from the coding sequence ATGACGACAATGACTCTGATCGACACAATCCCTTGCAACAATACACTGGGTGAAGGTGTGCAATGGAACCATCAGGATGGTTGCTTTTGGTGGACAGATATTCTTTCTGCAAAGATGTATCGCTATTGCTTGAATGACAAGCACTTAACGCATTGGGATTTACCTGAACGCCTTTGTTGCTTTGCCTTTGCCAAAAATGATGCGCGAATTCTGGCGGCATTTGAGTCTGGCTTTGCCTGGTTTACGCCCGAGTCGGGGGCCGTGGAGTGGATTGCCAAGCCGGAAGCGCATATACAAGGTAATCGCTCCAACGATGGACGCTGTGATCGCCAGGGGCGTTTTTGGATGGGCTCAATCGTCGAGCAGCGTCACAGTGAGGAGCAAGGGGCAGGGCTTTACTCATTGGATAAAGATTATTCCATCACCCAACATTTCAGTGGTTTGATGATTTCCAACGCGCTCTGCTGGAGCCCGGATTCGCGCAAGCTGTATCACGCGGATTCACCTACCCACAGTATTCGTGTGTACGATTTTGATGCGGCTAGTGGCGATTTATCTAATCCACAAATATTTACCCATACTGATCTTGGCGTAGAGCCGGATGGTGCCTGTGTCGATGCAGAAGGTTATGTGTGGAATGCGCAGTGGGGCGGTAGCCAGGTTGTGCGTTACGCACCAGATGGCAACAAGAACCTGGTGTTAAATATGCCAGTGACACAACCAACCTGCGTGGCATTTGGTGGCGAGCAATTAAATTTATTAGCGGTGACGAGTGCCCGTGTTGGCTTAAGCGATGACGCATTGGCGCAGCAACCGCGAGCGGGCAGTTTATTTATTTTTGCCACGCCCTATACAGGTTTAACGGAAAGTTGGTTTGGTTGA
- the uxaC gene encoding glucuronate isomerase → MSFIHDDFLLDTEQAKVLFHEYAKNMPIIDYHCHLPPEQVGQNKQFKNLTEVWLAGDHYKWRAMRSNGVNERFCTGDASDWEKFEQWCATVPYTLRNPLYHWTHLELRKPFGITDRLLDSSSAKRTWDECNELLATPEFSARGLMTQANVKLVCTTDDPIHDLAHHKTVAADSSFKSAMLPTWRPDRAMMVEDTAAYNKYLDRLAIAADVNINTFEDLIKALDIRHDYFHANGCRLSDHGLETVYAADYTEDEIKAIFLKIRSHKDLDAVEIEKFQSAMMVEFALQDHAKGWVQQFHIGAIRNNNPRLFRTLGADTGFDSIGDHNYAKPLAKFLGRLDDQNKLAKTIIYNLNPRDNEVIGTMIGNFQDGSAAGKIQFGSGWWFLDQMEGMTRQIEALSQLGLLSRFVGMLTDSRSFLSYSRHEYFRRILCGILGRDMAKGLVPNDTKMVGKMIQDISFNNAKNYFPFVVPE, encoded by the coding sequence ATGAGCTTTATCCACGACGACTTTTTGCTCGACACCGAGCAGGCCAAGGTACTCTTTCACGAGTACGCTAAAAACATGCCGATTATTGATTACCACTGCCACCTTCCTCCTGAGCAAGTCGGCCAGAACAAACAATTCAAAAACCTGACAGAAGTGTGGCTAGCCGGTGATCACTACAAGTGGCGCGCTATGCGTTCCAATGGTGTCAATGAGCGTTTCTGCACTGGCGATGCCAGCGATTGGGAAAAATTTGAACAATGGTGTGCAACCGTCCCTTACACCTTGCGCAACCCGCTCTACCACTGGACTCACCTGGAACTGCGCAAACCCTTTGGCATTACTGATCGCCTGCTGGATAGCAGCAGCGCCAAGCGCACTTGGGATGAGTGTAATGAACTGCTCGCCACCCCCGAATTCAGTGCGCGCGGTTTAATGACCCAAGCCAATGTGAAACTGGTATGTACTACTGATGACCCGATTCACGACCTGGCACACCACAAGACTGTCGCCGCCGACAGCTCGTTCAAGTCAGCCATGCTGCCTACCTGGCGCCCTGATCGCGCCATGATGGTGGAAGACACTGCCGCCTATAACAAGTATCTGGATCGCCTGGCAATTGCGGCTGATGTCAATATCAACACCTTTGAAGACCTGATTAAAGCGCTGGATATTCGCCACGATTATTTCCATGCAAATGGCTGTCGCCTATCAGACCACGGCCTTGAAACCGTTTACGCGGCGGATTACACCGAAGACGAAATCAAAGCTATTTTCCTGAAAATTCGTAGCCATAAAGATCTGGATGCGGTGGAAATTGAGAAATTCCAATCAGCGATGATGGTGGAATTTGCCCTGCAAGATCATGCGAAAGGCTGGGTGCAACAGTTCCATATCGGTGCCATCCGCAATAACAACCCGCGCCTGTTCCGCACCTTGGGTGCCGATACCGGGTTTGACTCTATTGGCGACCACAACTATGCCAAGCCATTGGCGAAGTTTTTGGGTCGTTTGGATGACCAAAACAAACTCGCCAAGACCATTATTTACAACCTGAACCCGCGCGATAACGAAGTGATCGGCACCATGATTGGTAACTTCCAGGACGGCTCCGCCGCCGGCAAGATCCAATTTGGCAGCGGCTGGTGGTTCCTGGATCAAATGGAGGGCATGACTCGCCAGATTGAAGCCCTGAGCCAGTTAGGCCTGCTGAGCCGTTTTGTGGGTATGCTCACCGATAGCCGCAGCTTCCTTAGCTATTCACGCCATGAATATTTCCGCCGCATTCTGTGTGGCATTTTAGGGCGCGATATGGCAAAAGGTTTGGTACCTAACGACACCAAGATGGTTGGCAAAATGATTCAAGACATCAGCTTCAACAACGCGAAAAATTATTTTCCGTTTGTTGTGCCTGAATAA
- a CDS encoding FadR/GntR family transcriptional regulator, with the protein MLDTGRNLTHQLTHQLGAAIVQGQYAIDKSFPTEAELSQQFNISRSVTREAVKMLTAKGLIASRPRQGIRVMPSSHWNMFDADVLGWTLNARPSLELLREFTQLRMAIEPEAAVLAAENNQDTARIKAIGDALARMKRADEGLDDPLTADIEFHCAILAAGNNRFFFQLRDFIQVALRVSIASTNQLKGVLTADYDDHKRIYDAICAGDQEEASRAVKVLLQEVMQLINVSLVKPA; encoded by the coding sequence ATGCTGGACACAGGGCGTAACCTTACTCACCAGTTAACCCATCAATTGGGTGCGGCAATTGTTCAAGGTCAATATGCAATCGATAAGTCCTTCCCAACGGAAGCCGAGTTATCGCAGCAGTTTAATATCAGCCGCAGCGTTACCCGCGAAGCGGTAAAAATGCTGACTGCCAAGGGGTTGATTGCCTCGCGGCCACGTCAGGGCATTCGGGTCATGCCGAGTAGCCATTGGAATATGTTTGATGCCGATGTCCTTGGGTGGACCCTGAACGCGCGCCCCTCATTGGAGTTGCTGCGGGAATTCACCCAGTTGCGCATGGCCATTGAGCCGGAAGCGGCGGTGTTGGCAGCGGAAAACAATCAGGACACTGCAAGAATTAAAGCAATCGGCGACGCCTTGGCGCGTATGAAGCGCGCCGATGAAGGGTTGGATGATCCACTCACAGCCGATATTGAGTTTCACTGCGCCATTCTGGCGGCGGGTAATAATCGCTTCTTCTTCCAGTTGCGCGATTTTATCCAGGTCGCGCTGCGCGTGAGCATCGCCAGTACCAACCAACTCAAAGGTGTACTGACGGCAGATTACGACGATCACAAGCGCATTTACGATGCGATTTGTGCGGGTGATCAGGAAGAGGCGAGTCGCGCGGTTAAAGTATTGTTACAAGAAGTGATGCAACTGATTAATGTATCTCTGGTTAAGCCTGCATGA
- a CDS encoding glycosyl hydrolase — protein MKKIVSMRSLAVRVGFSMLVLATLAGCNPAEKSSVSAQGASSVAAVQTTAAVEVSLVDKQATAETRSLFAFMQAQRKHSIMFGHQHDTTQGLTITTTDGTQSDTFNAVGDFAAVYGWDTLSIVSPKLEGDVVEQVKKAYARGGIITISSHFDNPITDKQKGEWPVGTSWDKTPAVVASLPDGEFNAVYNGYLDELAEWAHNLKDENGVLIPVIFRILHENTGSWFWWGEEQSTPEQYKKLYQYTVAYLRDTKGVRNFLYAYSPNNFWEVTEANYEERYPGDAWVDMLGFDTYGPVENNADWFKNVVDNAALVARMAEARGKIPVISEIGIRAPDIEAGKYDNQWYRKLISALKADPDARNISFLLTWRNAPEGVPGPDGKNVPHYWVPANREENIQNGTLEDFREFYRDDFTAFNRDISNVYSIETTAK, from the coding sequence ATGAAAAAAATAGTTTCAATGCGCTCGCTTGCTGTGCGTGTAGGGTTTTCCATGCTGGTGCTGGCCACCTTGGCTGGTTGTAATCCAGCGGAAAAATCGAGTGTTTCAGCGCAAGGTGCCAGCAGTGTTGCGGCGGTGCAAACGACGGCTGCAGTAGAAGTATCCCTGGTGGATAAACAGGCAACTGCTGAAACTCGCTCGCTGTTTGCGTTTATGCAAGCGCAGCGTAAACACTCCATTATGTTTGGCCATCAACACGACACCACACAAGGTTTAACTATTACCACTACCGATGGCACACAGTCTGACACCTTCAATGCCGTTGGCGATTTTGCAGCGGTGTACGGTTGGGATACGCTTTCGATTGTCTCGCCAAAACTGGAAGGCGATGTAGTAGAGCAAGTGAAAAAAGCCTACGCGCGCGGCGGTATTATCACCATAAGTTCGCATTTCGATAATCCCATCACCGATAAACAAAAAGGTGAATGGCCTGTAGGCACTTCCTGGGATAAAACCCCTGCAGTAGTGGCTTCATTGCCCGATGGTGAATTCAATGCGGTATACAATGGTTATCTGGATGAGCTGGCAGAGTGGGCGCATAACTTGAAGGATGAAAACGGCGTATTGATTCCGGTGATTTTCCGTATTCTCCACGAAAATACTGGCAGTTGGTTTTGGTGGGGTGAAGAGCAATCCACGCCGGAGCAATACAAAAAATTGTATCAATACACCGTGGCATATTTGCGCGATACCAAAGGCGTACGTAACTTTTTATATGCTTACTCACCCAATAATTTTTGGGAAGTGACTGAGGCCAACTATGAAGAGCGCTACCCTGGCGATGCCTGGGTGGATATGTTGGGTTTTGATACCTATGGCCCAGTAGAAAATAACGCCGATTGGTTTAAAAACGTGGTGGATAATGCCGCACTGGTGGCACGCATGGCAGAAGCGCGTGGAAAAATTCCAGTAATTTCTGAAATTGGTATTCGCGCCCCGGATATTGAAGCGGGCAAGTACGACAACCAATGGTACCGCAAGCTGATTTCTGCGTTAAAAGCAGATCCGGATGCGCGCAATATTTCGTTCCTGCTTACCTGGCGCAATGCACCGGAAGGTGTTCCCGGGCCAGACGGTAAAAACGTTCCCCATTACTGGGTGCCTGCCAACCGCGAAGAAAATATTCAAAACGGTACACTGGAAGACTTCCGCGAGTTTTACCGCGATGATTTCACCGCGTTTAATCGTGATATTTCCAATGTATATTCCATTGAGACCACTGCCAAATAA